Proteins encoded together in one Microbacterium oxydans window:
- a CDS encoding EamA family transporter: MSNDAGLRSARDVRLGLPLAIAAAFAFGMSGGWARGLIDAGWTPGAAVTARIWVAALVLLIPTILSLRGRWGLLRRNAGMILAYGLLAVTATQLFYFQAVAVMDVGLALLIEYTAPVAVLLWLWLRRGERPTRRSIVGAAIAFVGLVLMLDILTGADVNVAGILWALGAMVGAATYFVLSAKADTGLPPIALAGSGLLLGALGLTVAGAIGVLPISWTTEDIAYRFGSVPWFVPVLAMGVVATALAYLLGIASTRMLGSRLASFVALAEVVAALLFGWLLLGQLPDLLQALGGVLVLAGVVVVKLGEPAPTADFVEPMPEAPLSVVEGESPPA; encoded by the coding sequence GTGAGCAATGACGCAGGGCTGAGGTCCGCACGGGACGTGCGCCTCGGGCTGCCGCTCGCGATCGCCGCGGCCTTCGCCTTCGGCATGTCGGGCGGATGGGCGCGCGGACTCATCGACGCCGGATGGACGCCGGGCGCCGCGGTCACGGCGCGCATCTGGGTCGCGGCGCTCGTGCTCCTGATCCCGACGATCCTGTCCCTGCGTGGGCGGTGGGGGCTGCTGCGGCGCAACGCGGGCATGATCCTCGCCTACGGACTGCTCGCGGTCACCGCGACCCAGCTCTTCTACTTCCAGGCCGTCGCGGTCATGGACGTCGGCCTCGCGCTCCTCATCGAGTACACCGCTCCGGTCGCGGTGCTGCTGTGGCTCTGGCTGCGGCGGGGGGAGCGTCCGACCCGTCGGAGCATCGTCGGCGCGGCCATCGCGTTCGTCGGTCTGGTGCTCATGCTCGACATCCTCACCGGCGCCGACGTGAACGTGGCCGGCATCCTGTGGGCGCTCGGGGCCATGGTGGGCGCGGCGACGTACTTCGTGCTCTCGGCCAAGGCCGACACCGGCCTGCCGCCCATCGCCCTCGCCGGGAGCGGACTGCTGCTCGGCGCCCTGGGGCTGACGGTCGCGGGAGCGATCGGCGTGCTGCCGATCTCGTGGACGACGGAGGACATCGCGTACCGGTTCGGCAGTGTGCCGTGGTTCGTCCCGGTGCTGGCGATGGGTGTCGTCGCGACCGCCCTCGCGTATCTGCTCGGCATCGCGTCGACCCGGATGCTGGGTTCGCGGCTCGCCTCGTTCGTCGCGCTCGCCGAGGTGGTCGCCGCCCTGTTGTTCGGCTGGCTGCTGCTCGGACAGCTCCCCGACCTGCTGCAGGCCCTCGGCGGCGTGCTCGTGCTCGCGGGTGTCGTCGTGGTCAAGCTCGGTGAGCCCGCCCCAACGGCGGACTTCGTCGAGCCCATGCCCGAGGCGCCGCTGTCGGTCGTCGAGGGGGAGTCTCCTCCGGCCTGA
- a CDS encoding GntR family transcriptional regulator — MTLAVERTSASDRAYAALLDDIQSGALPAGFVLGEVDQAERLGVSRTPMREALRRLIADGLVVQQSPRVTVVADLDADDIRSLFEIRRALEESSARLAAARGDAALFGALADEFAQVDLDGAEGRDAYYALIARFDAALDAAVANDYIASALRTVRTHLVRVRRMARDKPARLAASAGEHRTIAQALAARDGDLAAHATHVHLHNALAGILDSLPDSNSEG, encoded by the coding sequence ATGACCCTCGCCGTCGAACGCACCTCCGCGAGCGATCGCGCGTATGCGGCCCTGCTCGACGACATCCAGTCCGGTGCCCTTCCGGCCGGCTTCGTGCTCGGCGAGGTCGACCAGGCCGAGCGGCTGGGCGTGAGCCGCACGCCGATGCGCGAAGCGCTGCGTCGCCTCATCGCCGACGGGCTCGTCGTGCAGCAGTCGCCGCGGGTCACCGTGGTCGCCGACCTCGACGCCGACGACATCCGCTCCCTCTTCGAGATCCGCCGCGCACTCGAGGAGAGCTCGGCCCGTCTCGCCGCTGCCCGGGGAGACGCCGCACTCTTCGGCGCGCTCGCGGACGAGTTCGCGCAGGTCGACCTCGACGGGGCGGAAGGCCGCGACGCGTACTACGCGCTGATCGCCCGGTTCGACGCGGCGCTCGACGCCGCGGTCGCCAACGACTACATCGCCTCGGCACTGCGCACCGTGCGGACCCACCTCGTGCGGGTGCGCCGGATGGCGCGCGACAAGCCCGCCCGCCTCGCCGCCTCCGCCGGCGAGCACCGCACCATCGCTCAGGCGCTCGCCGCCCGCGACGGCGACCTCGCCGCCCACGCCACGCACGTGCATCTGCACAACGCGCTCGCCGGCATCCTCGACTCCCTCCCCGACAGCAACAGTGAAGGATAA
- a CDS encoding carbohydrate ABC transporter permease — protein MTTATTSTRAIVTGSRAATPARRAGARNREQLISWAFLAPFLIAFVLFLAWPIVHGIILSFTDQSLTGAGGAFIGFANYAEALTDPKMWQSMGNTVWFTLLSTVPLVVIALVMAALVDRGIPGQWLWRLSFFMPFLLASTVISQIWVWIFNPQVGAANNILEFFGLEPIAWLQNPDTNMLSIVIATVWWTVGFNFLLYLAAMQNIPPQQYEAASLDGAGAWRQFWSITLPQLGPATVLILILQILASLKLFDQAYQMLGGVASDTTRSIVQYIYEAGFVSYRFGYSAAISYVFFALIVILGIAQALITRRRKEQF, from the coding sequence ATGACGACCGCCACGACCTCCACCCGTGCGATCGTCACGGGTTCGCGTGCCGCGACACCCGCGCGCAGAGCAGGCGCACGCAACCGCGAGCAGCTCATCAGCTGGGCGTTCCTCGCCCCGTTCCTGATCGCGTTCGTCCTGTTCCTCGCCTGGCCCATCGTGCACGGCATCATCCTCAGCTTCACCGATCAGTCGCTCACCGGGGCGGGTGGCGCGTTCATCGGCTTCGCCAACTACGCCGAGGCGCTGACCGACCCGAAGATGTGGCAGTCGATGGGGAACACCGTGTGGTTCACGCTGCTCTCCACCGTTCCGCTGGTCGTGATCGCGCTGGTCATGGCCGCCCTCGTCGACCGCGGCATCCCCGGCCAGTGGCTGTGGCGGCTGTCGTTCTTCATGCCCTTCCTGCTCGCCTCGACCGTGATCTCGCAGATCTGGGTCTGGATCTTCAACCCGCAGGTGGGCGCCGCGAACAACATCCTCGAGTTCTTCGGGCTCGAGCCGATCGCCTGGCTGCAGAACCCCGACACCAACATGCTGTCGATCGTGATCGCGACCGTGTGGTGGACCGTCGGCTTCAACTTCCTGCTGTACCTGGCCGCGATGCAGAACATCCCGCCGCAGCAGTACGAGGCCGCGTCCCTCGACGGGGCGGGAGCCTGGCGACAGTTCTGGTCGATCACGCTCCCCCAGCTGGGACCGGCGACCGTCCTGATCCTGATCCTGCAGATCCTCGCCTCCCTGAAGCTGTTCGACCAGGCGTACCAGATGCTCGGCGGGGTCGCGAGCGACACCACCCGCTCGATCGTGCAGTACATCTACGAGGCCGGCTTCGTCAGCTACCGGTTCGGCTACTCGGCCGCCATCTCCTATGTGTTCTTCGCCCTCATCGTCATCCTGGGCATCGCGCAGGCCCTGATCACGCGCCGCCGGAAGGAGCAGTTCTGA
- the prpB gene encoding methylisocitrate lyase yields the protein MLYSTVTPAEKRRLFRERLASGELLRFPGAFNPLSARLIEQKGFDGVYISGAVLSADLGLPDIGLTTLTEVAGRAKQIARMTDLPAIVDADTGFGEPMNVARTIQELEDAGLAGTHIEDQINPKRCGHLDGKAVVDENTAIKRIRAAADARRDENFLIMARTDIRAIEGLDAAIDRAKALVDAGADAIFPEAMRTLAEFEAMAEALDVPILANMTEFGKSELFSTDQLRDAGVNLVIWPVSLLRISMGAAGRALDTLNDEGHLTSKLGEMQHRADLYDLIDYESYNHFDSGVFNFTITKE from the coding sequence ATGCTGTATTCCACCGTCACCCCCGCCGAGAAGCGCCGGCTGTTCCGTGAGCGCCTCGCGAGCGGCGAGCTGCTGCGCTTCCCCGGCGCGTTCAACCCGCTGAGCGCGCGCCTGATCGAGCAGAAGGGCTTCGACGGCGTCTACATCTCCGGCGCCGTGCTCTCGGCCGACCTGGGGCTGCCCGACATCGGCCTCACCACGCTCACGGAGGTCGCCGGCCGGGCGAAGCAGATCGCCCGCATGACCGACCTCCCCGCGATCGTCGACGCCGACACCGGCTTCGGCGAGCCGATGAACGTCGCCCGCACGATCCAGGAGCTCGAGGATGCGGGGCTCGCGGGCACGCACATCGAGGACCAGATCAACCCGAAGCGCTGCGGTCACCTCGACGGCAAGGCGGTCGTCGACGAGAACACCGCGATCAAGCGCATCCGCGCCGCCGCCGACGCCCGTCGTGACGAGAACTTCCTCATCATGGCGCGTACCGACATCCGCGCGATCGAGGGGCTGGACGCGGCGATCGACCGCGCCAAGGCGCTGGTGGACGCCGGGGCCGACGCGATCTTCCCGGAGGCCATGCGCACACTGGCCGAGTTCGAGGCCATGGCCGAGGCGCTCGACGTGCCGATCCTGGCGAACATGACCGAGTTCGGCAAGAGCGAGCTGTTCTCCACGGACCAGCTGCGCGACGCCGGCGTGAACCTCGTCATCTGGCCGGTCTCGCTGCTGCGCATCTCGATGGGCGCGGCGGGCCGCGCGCTCGATACGCTGAACGACGAGGGGCACCTGACCTCGAAGCTCGGCGAGATGCAGCACCGCGCCGATCTCTACGACCTGATCGACTACGAGTCGTACAACCACTTCGACTCCGGCGTCTTCAACTTCACCATCACGAAGGAGTGA
- a CDS encoding MFS transporter, producing MSASDAAVKEVKSLVPARMDRLPWSRFHWLIVVGLGFSWILDGLEVQIVAANGYAATLGMGPAEVGLAGTCYLLGQVFGALVFGRLTDRLGRKKLFLVSLVVYLVGSAVAGLAFAPWFFYIWRFVAGAGIGGEYAAINSAIDEIIPAKYRGRVDIAINGTYWGGAALGAVANVFFLNTDILPEDVGWRLSFFLGPVLGLLLIWLRRHIPESPRWQMTHGREEAAERNVDQIEERIRQEGKTIPPVDESKAITVKEYGRVPFLLIAKVLFRKYPRRTLVGITMMVTQSFLYNAIFFTYALVLENFYDTPPASASQYFIVFAVGNLAGALILGHFFDTWGRRRMLFGTYMLAGLILLVSAFLFNAGVLNAATHTAFWCASFFFASAGASAAYLTVSEIFPLELRSQVISYIFSIGQLVGAIAPVLYGALIGQSAESGDRGPLFWGYVLGAAIMMFGGIVCGIFGVSAAGKSLEDIADPLSLVEPAEKGVSPDSGKSS from the coding sequence ATGTCCGCATCCGACGCCGCCGTCAAGGAGGTCAAGTCGCTCGTCCCCGCACGCATGGACCGGCTGCCCTGGTCGCGGTTCCACTGGCTGATCGTCGTCGGGCTCGGCTTCTCGTGGATCCTCGACGGCCTCGAAGTGCAGATCGTCGCCGCGAACGGATACGCCGCGACTCTGGGGATGGGCCCGGCCGAGGTGGGACTCGCCGGTACGTGCTATCTGCTCGGACAGGTCTTCGGAGCGCTGGTGTTCGGACGGCTCACCGATCGCCTCGGACGCAAGAAGCTGTTCCTCGTCTCCCTGGTGGTCTACCTGGTCGGATCCGCCGTCGCCGGTCTCGCCTTCGCGCCCTGGTTCTTCTACATCTGGCGATTCGTCGCGGGTGCCGGCATCGGCGGCGAGTACGCGGCCATCAACTCGGCCATCGACGAGATCATCCCGGCGAAGTACCGCGGGCGCGTCGACATCGCGATCAACGGCACGTACTGGGGCGGCGCCGCGCTCGGTGCGGTGGCGAACGTGTTCTTCCTGAACACCGACATCCTCCCGGAGGACGTCGGCTGGCGTCTCAGCTTCTTCCTCGGTCCGGTGCTCGGCCTCCTCCTCATCTGGCTGCGCCGGCACATCCCGGAGAGCCCACGGTGGCAGATGACCCACGGTCGGGAAGAGGCCGCGGAACGCAACGTGGACCAGATCGAGGAGCGCATCCGCCAGGAGGGCAAGACGATCCCGCCGGTCGATGAGAGCAAGGCGATCACGGTCAAGGAGTACGGCCGGGTGCCGTTCCTGCTCATCGCCAAAGTGCTGTTCCGCAAGTACCCGCGGCGCACCCTCGTCGGCATCACGATGATGGTGACGCAGTCGTTCCTCTACAACGCGATCTTCTTCACCTACGCGCTCGTGCTCGAGAACTTCTACGACACCCCGCCGGCCTCCGCGTCGCAGTACTTCATCGTCTTCGCCGTGGGCAACCTCGCCGGGGCGCTCATCCTCGGGCACTTCTTCGACACCTGGGGTCGCCGGCGGATGCTGTTCGGCACGTACATGCTCGCCGGCCTCATCCTCCTGGTCAGCGCCTTCCTGTTCAACGCGGGCGTGCTGAACGCGGCGACGCACACGGCGTTCTGGTGCGCCTCGTTCTTCTTCGCCTCCGCTGGAGCCTCGGCGGCGTACCTGACGGTCAGCGAGATCTTCCCGCTCGAGCTGCGCAGCCAGGTCATCTCCTACATCTTCTCGATCGGGCAGCTGGTCGGTGCGATCGCGCCGGTGCTCTACGGCGCCCTCATCGGTCAGAGCGCCGAGAGCGGTGACCGCGGACCGCTGTTCTGGGGCTACGTGCTCGGCGCGGCGATCATGATGTTCGGCGGCATCGTCTGCGGGATCTTCGGAGTCAGTGCCGCGGGGAAGTCGCTGGAGGACATCGCGGATCCGCTCTCCCTGGTGGAACCGGCGGAGAAGGGCGTCTCGCCCGACAGTGGGAAGAGCTCGTAG
- a CDS encoding carbohydrate ABC transporter permease produces MSIVTADAVATRTESITTAGKRRTRRPHLPGQKPFGPLRIAAFLVLLLLAVGWLLPFLWAVATAFKTETDAASGDPGWIGASGPTIEAFTAILSQGNVYTWAFNSLWTSVAITLITLTISALAAYAFSRLDFTGRKWLFVVIIASIVVPPQVLIIPLFYEMLAFNLIDTYWGLILPQVVAPAMVFILKRFFDAIPIELEDAARVDGASRLRIFWSIVLPLSRPIMASVGIFVFIAAWNNFLWPFLVINDTTLMTLPVGLQTVISAYGVQYAQVMAQAVLAALPLIVVFLIFQKQIVKGVATSGFGGQ; encoded by the coding sequence ATGTCCATCGTCACCGCCGACGCCGTCGCCACCCGAACCGAATCGATCACCACGGCCGGCAAGCGCCGCACTCGGCGCCCGCACCTGCCCGGCCAGAAGCCGTTCGGACCGCTCCGCATCGCCGCGTTCCTCGTCCTGCTGCTGCTCGCGGTCGGCTGGCTGCTGCCGTTCCTCTGGGCCGTGGCGACCGCGTTCAAGACCGAGACGGATGCCGCGTCCGGCGACCCGGGCTGGATCGGCGCCTCCGGTCCGACCATCGAGGCGTTCACGGCGATCCTCTCGCAGGGCAACGTCTACACCTGGGCGTTCAACAGCCTCTGGACCTCCGTCGCCATCACGCTGATCACGCTGACGATCTCGGCGCTGGCCGCCTACGCCTTCTCGCGGCTGGACTTCACCGGTCGGAAGTGGCTGTTCGTGGTGATCATCGCCTCGATCGTCGTGCCGCCGCAGGTGCTGATCATCCCGCTGTTCTACGAGATGCTCGCGTTCAATCTGATCGACACGTACTGGGGCCTGATCCTGCCGCAGGTGGTCGCTCCCGCCATGGTGTTCATCCTGAAGCGGTTCTTCGACGCGATCCCCATCGAGCTCGAAGACGCCGCCCGGGTCGACGGCGCCAGCCGGTTGCGCATCTTCTGGTCCATCGTGCTGCCGCTGTCCCGGCCGATCATGGCGTCCGTCGGGATCTTCGTCTTCATCGCCGCGTGGAACAACTTCCTCTGGCCGTTCCTCGTCATCAACGACACGACGCTGATGACGCTGCCGGTCGGCCTGCAGACCGTGATCAGCGCCTACGGCGTGCAGTACGCGCAGGTCATGGCGCAGGCCGTGCTCGCGGCGCTGCCGCTCATCGTCGTGTTCCTCATCTTCCAGAAGCAGATCGTCAAGGGAGTCGCGACGAGCGGCTTCGGCGGCCAGTAG
- a CDS encoding alpha-N-arabinofuranosidase: MSQARITIDRDFTIGDVPRRLFGSFVEHMGRCVYTGIYEPGHPQADARGFRKDVLALVKEMGPTVVRYPGGNFVSGYRWEDGVGPAEDRPVRIDGAWHTIETNAFGLHEFMDWAREADVEVMEAVNLGTRGVEEARALVEYANHPGGTYWSDLRRKNGAEQPFDIKLWCLGNELDGPWQIGGKTATEYGRLAQESAKAMRLVDPSIELVAVGSSGRSMPTFGTWEHTVLTHAYDEVDFISMHAYYQEHDGDAESFLAESVDMDAFIEGVIATIDAVKASGKHTKQVDISFDEWNVWDQVKYNDVEAGEIEKAGWRQHPRLIEDTYSVTDAVVVGTLLNSLLRHGDRVKIANQAQLVNVIAPIRSEEGGAAWRQTSFWPFERMARLATGRILRLAVSAPQIETKRYGGVDAVDAAATWDEATGRLVVFVANRSLDEESDLTIDLHGLGDLRLRQAETLTIPEGGDRHAANLETAPDTVHMVPLTAADVVGGAVRATLPPLSWSVVELEVTRA; this comes from the coding sequence ATGTCCCAGGCCCGCATCACCATCGACCGCGACTTCACGATCGGCGACGTCCCCCGGAGACTCTTCGGCTCGTTCGTCGAGCACATGGGCCGCTGCGTCTACACCGGCATCTACGAGCCCGGCCATCCCCAGGCCGACGCGCGCGGATTCCGAAAGGACGTGCTGGCCCTGGTGAAGGAGATGGGACCGACGGTCGTCCGCTACCCCGGCGGCAACTTCGTCTCCGGCTACCGCTGGGAGGACGGGGTCGGCCCCGCCGAGGATCGGCCCGTCCGGATCGACGGCGCCTGGCACACGATCGAGACGAACGCGTTCGGCCTGCACGAGTTCATGGACTGGGCGCGGGAGGCCGACGTCGAGGTCATGGAGGCGGTCAACCTCGGCACCCGCGGCGTCGAGGAGGCGCGCGCCCTCGTCGAGTACGCCAACCACCCCGGCGGCACGTACTGGTCGGACCTGCGGCGGAAGAACGGCGCCGAGCAGCCCTTCGACATCAAGCTGTGGTGCCTGGGCAACGAGCTGGACGGCCCGTGGCAGATCGGCGGGAAGACGGCGACCGAGTACGGCCGCCTCGCGCAGGAGTCGGCGAAGGCGATGCGACTGGTCGACCCCTCGATCGAGCTCGTCGCGGTGGGCTCCTCCGGTCGCTCGATGCCGACCTTCGGCACGTGGGAGCACACGGTGCTCACGCACGCCTACGACGAGGTCGACTTCATCTCCATGCACGCCTACTACCAGGAGCACGACGGCGACGCCGAGTCGTTCCTCGCCGAGTCCGTCGACATGGATGCGTTCATCGAGGGCGTCATCGCGACGATCGATGCCGTCAAGGCGTCCGGCAAGCACACGAAGCAGGTCGACATCTCGTTCGACGAGTGGAACGTGTGGGACCAGGTGAAGTACAACGACGTCGAGGCCGGCGAGATCGAGAAGGCGGGCTGGCGGCAGCATCCGCGACTCATCGAGGACACCTACTCGGTGACGGATGCCGTCGTCGTCGGCACCCTCCTCAACAGCCTGCTGCGCCACGGCGACCGCGTGAAGATCGCCAACCAGGCGCAGCTCGTGAACGTGATCGCCCCGATCCGCTCGGAGGAGGGCGGGGCCGCCTGGCGCCAGACGAGCTTCTGGCCGTTCGAGCGCATGGCGCGTCTGGCCACCGGGCGCATCCTGCGGCTCGCGGTGTCGGCCCCGCAGATCGAGACCAAGCGCTACGGCGGGGTCGATGCCGTCGACGCCGCCGCCACCTGGGACGAGGCCACCGGGCGGCTCGTGGTCTTCGTCGCGAACCGCTCGCTCGACGAGGAGAGCGACCTCACGATCGACCTGCACGGACTGGGTGACCTCCGTCTGCGTCAGGCCGAGACGTTGACCATCCCCGAGGGCGGAGACCGTCACGCCGCCAACCTGGAGACCGCGCCCGACACCGTCCACATGGTCCCCCTGACGGCGGCGGATGTCGTCGGCGGGGCCGTGCGCGCCACCCTCCCGCCCCTCTCCTGGTCGGTGGTCGAGCTGGAGGTCACGCGCGCCTGA
- a CDS encoding MmgE/PrpD family protein, translating into MTVTHHVRVHRSDENLAREDQLAWKIAEVAADRVEVEQDVVDMIINRIIDNASVAAASLTRGPINAARAQAFSHPVSTGGVGANLFGAALDHRTSPEWAAWANGVAVRELDYHDTFLAAEYSHPGDNIPPILAVAQHTGKDGRALVRGIATGYEIQMDLVRAICLHKHKIDHVAHLGPSAAAGIGTLLGLDVETIYQAVGQGLHTTTATRQSRKGEISTWKAHAPAFAGKMAVEAVDRAMRGQTSPAPIYEGEDGVIAWMLDGKDAAYDVPLPAAGEPKRAILDSYTKEHSAEYQAQALIDLARKLGLENPALRDPANIDQIVIHTSHHTHNVIGSGANDPQKYDPTASRETLDHSVPYIFAVALQDGGWHHVDSYTPERAGRADTVALWHKITTAEDAEWTRRYHSEDPAEKAFGGRVEIRLTDGSTVVDEIAVADAHPLGARPFARENYIAKFRLLAEPVLEPAEIERFLALVQRLPELTAAEVGELSIVAKPGLLEAAPAPAGLF; encoded by the coding sequence ATGACCGTCACCCACCACGTCCGTGTGCACCGCAGCGACGAGAACCTCGCCCGGGAAGACCAGCTCGCCTGGAAGATCGCCGAGGTCGCCGCCGACCGGGTCGAGGTCGAGCAGGACGTCGTCGACATGATCATCAACCGCATCATCGACAACGCGTCGGTGGCTGCGGCCTCCCTCACCCGCGGTCCCATCAACGCGGCCCGCGCGCAGGCGTTCAGCCACCCCGTCTCGACCGGCGGCGTCGGCGCGAACCTCTTCGGTGCGGCGCTCGACCACCGCACCAGCCCGGAGTGGGCGGCCTGGGCGAACGGCGTGGCCGTGCGCGAGCTCGACTACCACGACACGTTCCTCGCCGCCGAGTACTCGCACCCGGGCGACAACATCCCGCCGATCCTCGCCGTGGCGCAGCACACGGGCAAGGACGGTCGGGCGCTGGTCCGCGGCATCGCCACCGGCTACGAGATCCAGATGGACCTGGTGCGCGCGATCTGCCTGCACAAGCACAAGATCGACCACGTCGCCCACCTCGGCCCGTCGGCCGCCGCCGGCATCGGCACCCTCCTCGGCCTCGACGTCGAGACCATCTACCAGGCCGTCGGCCAGGGACTGCACACGACCACCGCCACGCGCCAGAGCCGCAAGGGCGAGATCTCGACCTGGAAGGCGCACGCTCCGGCGTTCGCGGGCAAGATGGCCGTCGAGGCGGTCGACCGGGCGATGCGCGGGCAGACCAGCCCGGCCCCGATCTACGAAGGCGAAGACGGCGTGATCGCCTGGATGCTCGACGGCAAGGACGCGGCCTACGACGTGCCGCTCCCCGCCGCCGGTGAGCCCAAGCGCGCGATCCTCGACTCGTACACGAAGGAGCACTCGGCCGAGTATCAGGCGCAGGCGCTCATCGACCTCGCCCGCAAGCTGGGGCTCGAGAACCCGGCGCTGCGCGACCCCGCGAACATCGATCAGATCGTCATCCACACCAGCCACCACACGCACAACGTGATCGGCTCGGGCGCGAACGACCCGCAGAAGTACGACCCGACCGCGTCGCGCGAGACGCTGGACCACTCGGTGCCCTACATCTTCGCGGTGGCGCTGCAGGACGGCGGCTGGCACCACGTCGACTCCTACACGCCCGAGCGTGCGGGCCGCGCCGACACCGTCGCGCTGTGGCACAAGATCACCACGGCGGAGGATGCCGAGTGGACGCGCCGCTACCACTCGGAGGACCCCGCCGAGAAGGCGTTCGGCGGTCGCGTCGAGATCCGCCTGACCGACGGCTCGACCGTGGTCGACGAGATCGCCGTGGCCGACGCGCACCCGCTCGGAGCCCGTCCGTTCGCCCGCGAGAACTACATCGCGAAGTTCCGTCTGCTGGCGGAGCCCGTGCTCGAGCCCGCCGAGATCGAGCGGTTCCTCGCCCTCGTGCAGCGCCTGCCCGAGCTCACGGCCGCCGAGGTCGGCGAGCTGTCGATCGTCGCGAAGCCCGGGCTGCTCGAGGCCGCTCCGGCGCCGGCGGGACTGTTCTGA
- a CDS encoding bifunctional 2-methylcitrate synthase/citrate synthase codes for MTEPDIKKGLAGVVVDTTAISKVNPDTNSLLYRGYPVQELAATQPFEAVAYLLWNGELPTPEELAAFRVTERANRALAPVVKDAIDRLPLDSHPMDEVRTAVSVIGAIETAGIANVLDAVGTPEENLERSLTLFAALPAIVAYGQRRRRGLEPIESRDDLDYAANFLWITFGEEPDPVVVDAFNRSMILYAEHSFNASTFTARVITSTLSDLYSAVVGAIGALKGPLHGGANEAVMHIFDEIGSADRVEGWLDKALAEKRKIMGFGHRVYKRGDSRVPTMKAALDSLVAHYDKPAVAELYEKLEGEFVARKSIYPNLDYPSGPAYNLIGFDTLTFTPLFVAARITGWTAHIIEQQASNALIRPLSAYDGPDERHIEEYVPDTAAIDVLERPEEAAG; via the coding sequence ATGACCGAGCCGGACATCAAGAAAGGCCTCGCGGGAGTCGTCGTCGACACGACGGCGATCTCGAAGGTCAACCCCGACACGAACAGCCTGCTGTACCGCGGCTACCCGGTGCAGGAGCTCGCGGCCACGCAGCCGTTCGAGGCGGTCGCGTACCTGCTCTGGAACGGCGAGCTGCCGACGCCGGAGGAGCTGGCGGCCTTCCGGGTCACCGAGCGCGCGAACCGCGCCCTCGCACCCGTCGTCAAGGACGCGATCGACCGGCTGCCGTTGGACTCCCACCCGATGGACGAGGTGCGGACCGCCGTGAGCGTGATCGGTGCGATCGAGACCGCCGGCATCGCCAACGTCCTCGACGCGGTCGGCACGCCGGAGGAGAACCTCGAGCGCAGCCTCACCCTGTTCGCCGCGCTTCCGGCGATCGTGGCGTACGGTCAGCGCCGGCGTCGCGGACTCGAGCCGATCGAGTCGCGCGACGACCTCGACTACGCGGCGAACTTCCTCTGGATCACGTTCGGCGAGGAGCCGGACCCGGTCGTGGTGGACGCGTTCAACCGCTCGATGATCCTCTACGCGGAGCACTCGTTCAACGCCTCGACCTTCACGGCGCGGGTGATCACATCGACGCTGAGCGACCTGTACTCGGCGGTCGTCGGGGCGATCGGCGCCCTCAAGGGGCCCCTGCACGGCGGGGCGAACGAGGCCGTCATGCACATCTTCGACGAGATCGGCTCGGCCGACCGGGTGGAGGGATGGCTCGACAAGGCGCTCGCCGAGAAGCGCAAGATCATGGGGTTCGGCCACCGCGTCTACAAGCGCGGCGACTCCCGCGTGCCGACGATGAAGGCCGCTCTCGACTCCCTCGTCGCGCACTACGACAAGCCGGCCGTCGCCGAGCTGTACGAGAAGCTGGAGGGCGAGTTCGTCGCCCGCAAGTCCATCTACCCGAACCTCGACTATCCGTCCGGACCGGCGTACAACCTGATCGGCTTCGACACGCTGACGTTCACGCCGCTCTTCGTCGCGGCGCGCATCACGGGGTGGACGGCCCACATCATCGAGCAGCAGGCGTCGAACGCGCTGATCCGTCCGCTGTCGGCCTACGACGGACCGGACGAGAGGCACATCGAGGAGTACGTGCCCGACACGGCGGCGATCGACGTGCTCGAGCGTCCGGAGGAAGCGGCCGGCTGA
- a CDS encoding CGNR zinc finger domain-containing protein, with product MIFTDDTEDALRAAVWLVNSAEDPDTLNDVDDEAAFLRDFPYTGRLDRDQAEVASLRALRPRLRSMLLASRDEMAAHVNEALAEVRLTPRLLRHDGADWHLHTVTDDHPLDERVLLETAMALIDVIRADEGSRLSVCEDDTCLAIALDLSRNRSKRYCSTTCANRNAVAAYRARRAAG from the coding sequence ATGATCTTCACCGATGACACCGAGGATGCACTGCGGGCCGCCGTCTGGCTCGTGAACTCCGCGGAGGATCCGGACACACTCAACGACGTGGACGACGAGGCCGCGTTCCTCCGCGACTTCCCCTACACCGGAAGGCTCGATCGCGACCAGGCCGAGGTGGCATCCCTGCGCGCGCTGCGTCCGCGCCTGCGTTCGATGCTGCTCGCTTCCCGCGACGAGATGGCCGCGCACGTCAACGAGGCTCTCGCGGAGGTCCGGCTCACCCCGCGCCTGCTCCGACACGACGGCGCCGACTGGCACCTGCACACCGTGACCGACGACCATCCCCTCGACGAACGCGTGCTCCTCGAGACCGCCATGGCCCTGATCGACGTCATCCGCGCCGACGAGGGGTCGCGCCTCTCGGTCTGCGAGGACGACACCTGCCTGGCCATCGCCCTCGACCTCTCCCGCAACCGCTCGAAGAGGTACTGCTCCACGACGTGCGCGAACCGCAACGCGGTCGCCGCGTATCGCGCGCGCCGCGCCGCCGGCTGA